A region from the Candidatus Thiothrix putei genome encodes:
- a CDS encoding transposase — MNSTERALIAQRWSLLQIEILPCFNDAFGTLTPKLEKLIHVLELTRIEDFVRSFRDGSGRPATERSWFANAFVAKSVLNIVNTRALIDRLQNDRSLRRICGFPLTKKLPSESTFSRAFAEFAEQRLAERVHETLVKTYLGDALIGHLCRDSTAIEARERPVAEEKPKKKQGQTRIQRQREQSLQQALDEIPVQCNRGTKKNAQGYKHSWNGYKLHIDTADCGVPIAAILSSASFHDSGAAIPLSQISAQRVTSLYDLMDAAYCSADLHEYSRHLGHVPLIDHNPRGGQKEAFEPADAERYKIRSTVERTNARLKDEFGGRNVWVQGAQKVYSHLMFGILVLSADQLMRVLL; from the coding sequence ATGAATTCTACCGAACGCGCCCTGATTGCACAACGCTGGAGTTTGCTGCAAATTGAAATACTACCTTGCTTCAATGATGCCTTTGGCACATTGACCCCCAAGCTTGAAAAACTCATTCACGTACTGGAGCTGACGCGCATTGAAGATTTTGTGCGCTCTTTTCGTGATGGGTCTGGACGGCCAGCGACGGAGCGATCTTGGTTTGCCAATGCTTTTGTCGCCAAAAGCGTGCTCAATATTGTCAATACGCGAGCACTCATTGACCGGCTGCAAAACGATCGCTCCCTGCGACGCATCTGCGGGTTTCCCCTGACCAAGAAACTGCCTTCCGAATCCACCTTTTCACGTGCCTTCGCTGAATTTGCTGAACAGCGTTTAGCGGAACGTGTGCATGAAACGTTGGTGAAAACGTATTTGGGCGATGCGCTGATCGGCCACCTGTGTCGGGATTCAACAGCCATTGAGGCACGTGAACGGCCTGTTGCCGAGGAAAAGCCAAAGAAAAAACAAGGGCAAACACGGATTCAGCGCCAACGGGAACAGTCACTTCAGCAAGCACTCGATGAGATACCGGTTCAGTGTAACCGGGGGACGAAGAAGAATGCCCAAGGCTACAAGCACAGTTGGAACGGCTACAAACTGCATATCGATACCGCCGATTGTGGTGTCCCGATAGCAGCCATTCTGTCTTCCGCCTCGTTTCACGACAGCGGGGCAGCCATCCCACTCTCTCAAATCAGTGCCCAACGTGTCACCAGTCTCTACGACCTGATGGATGCAGCCTATTGCAGTGCTGATTTGCACGAATACAGCCGTCATCTGGGGCATGTCCCTCTGATTGATCACAATCCTCGCGGCGGACAGAAAGAAGCGTTTGAACCTGCTGATGCCGAGCGTTACAAAATTCGCAGCACCGTAGAACGAACCAATGCCCGCCTGAAGGATGAATTTGGTGGTCGGAATGTGTGGGTGCAAGGTGCGCAAAAAGTTTACAGCCACTTGATGTTTGGGATTTTGGTGTTGAGTGCTGATCAACTGATGCGTGTCTTGTTATAA